The Streptomyces sp. NBC_00576 genome contains the following window.
GTGATGGTCGTCGACGACCAGGCGGTGGTCCGTGCCGGATTCGCCGCCATCGTGGACGCCGAACCCGATCTGACGGTGGTCGCCGAGGCCGGTGACGGGGCGTCGGCGGTGTCGCTCGCCGCCACCGAGGCGCCCGACCTCGTCCTGATGGACATCCGTATGCCCGGCATGGACGGGCTCACCGCGACCCGTCTCATCACCACGCAGGAGCGTCGGCCGCGCGTCCTCGTCCTGACCACCTTCGACCTCGACGCCTATCTGTACGAGGCGTTGCGCGCCGGGGCCTCGGGGTTCCTGCTCAAGGACGCCCTGCCCGAGGACCTGCTGTCCGCGATCCGTGTGGTCGCCGCCGGAGAGGGCATCCTGGCCCCGACCGTGACCCGCCGGCTCATCGACACCTTCGCGCAGGGCGCCCCGCGGCCGCCGTCCGTGACGGGTGCGCTGTCCTCCCTGACGCCGCGCGAGAGGGAGGTGCTGCTGCACGTCGCGTCGGGCCTGACGAACGCCGAGATCGGGTCCGCGCTGGGAGTGACCACGGGCACCGTGAAGACCCATGTGAACGCCCTGCTGTCCAAGCTGGGCCTGCGGGACCGGGTGCAGGCCACGATCCTGGCGTACGAGAGCGGACTGGTCAGGCCGCACGGAACGGCCTGAGTCCCAGGGCGCACAGCCGGCCGGCCCCCGCCGACCGGCGGGGCAACTCCCGTAAGGGCCGTGGCTGCGCCGACCGGCAACCCCGGTCGTCGCCGTCGGCACCATCTTTCCTCTGGTGAACGGCAAAGGAGAAACACCTCCCCACCGTCGTGCCGTATCTCCTGTTTGCGCAGGAGCAGGGCAGATTCGCCGACGGTTACCAGGCTCTGCGCATCGCCGAGAGCTGCGCGGCGCAGGACATCCGCCGCCCGGCCGTACGCGAACTGGTAGCCGACAGGGCAGTCCGCGACCGCCGCCGGGCCCTGCCCGAACTGCACCACTTCAGCCGCCAACTGGGAGTGCCCGCGTGAGTGACCAGCCCGACAAGCCGTTTCTGCA
Protein-coding sequences here:
- a CDS encoding response regulator transcription factor, coding for MVVDDQAVVRAGFAAIVDAEPDLTVVAEAGDGASAVSLAATEAPDLVLMDIRMPGMDGLTATRLITTQERRPRVLVLTTFDLDAYLYEALRAGASGFLLKDALPEDLLSAIRVVAAGEGILAPTVTRRLIDTFAQGAPRPPSVTGALSSLTPREREVLLHVASGLTNAEIGSALGVTTGTVKTHVNALLSKLGLRDRVQATILAYESGLVRPHGTA